A region from the Spea bombifrons isolate aSpeBom1 chromosome 7, aSpeBom1.2.pri, whole genome shotgun sequence genome encodes:
- the PRPF40A gene encoding pre-mRNA-processing factor 40 homolog A isoform X1: MSSSDGTNGPSQPGLFPNGPRLMRAPYMNPVPHFPGMPLASLGPRAGVGPHGMIPPLMGPLGGHQMTQMPTMIPPLMSGMMMTTHVAPGPLPAALQAGVNSMDPQLAQAAVTQPPHPVITAQAVTTNSLANEEQSKTKSVWTEHKSPDGRTYYYNTETKQSTWEKPDEMKSPVEQLLSKCPWKEFKSDSGKPYYYNSQTKESRWAKPKELEDLEVMIKAEENSAPPEDTAALLSAPGTVPGEANGTPVPLATELEPIASAPATPAIDTENTLTDSTEEQALSITSSIQEKEVEVGSSVMIDETSQQEPIVEAAPVEEREEKILKKTYTWNTKEEAKQAFKELLKEKHVPSTASWEQAMKMVINDPRYSALAKLSEKKQAFNAYKVQTEKEEKEEARLKYKIAKEDYQRFLENHDRMTSTTKYKKAEQMFVELEVWNAISERDRLEIYEDVLFYLAKKEKEQAKQLRKRNWEALKNILDNMANVTYSTTWSEAQQYLMDNPTFAEDEELQNMDKEDALICFEEHIRALEKEEEEEKQKSLLRERRRQRKNRESFQVFLDELHEHGQLHSMSSWVELYPTVSSDIRFANMLGQPGSTALDLFKFYVEGLKARYHDEKKIIKDILRDKAFVVELSTSFEDFVSVISSTKRATTLDAGNIKLAFNGLLEKAEAREREREKEEARKMKRKESAFKSMLKQAAPPVEQDSLWEEVRERFVKEPAFEDITLESERKRIFKDFMYMLEHECQHHHSKNKRHSKKSKKHHRKRSRSRSGSESEEEEENHTKKKRQRSGSRSASEHSTSGESEKSYKKSKKHKKKSKKRRHKSNSPETDGDRDRDREKDKKERERERDKENDKDRGRHRSRSKQKSPKRKGGKDSQGQWDTSGSELSEGELEKRRRTLLKQLDDDQ, encoded by the exons ATG TCATCTAGTGATGGTACAAATGGACCAAGTCAACCTGGACTTTTCCCTAATGGGCCTCGGTTGATGAGAGCACCTTAT ATGAATCCAGTCCCACATTTTCCAGGCATGCCCCTGGCCTCTTTGGGTCCGAGAGCAGGTGTAGGACCGCATGGAATGATACCTCCCTTGATGGGACCACTTGGTGGGCATCAGATGACTCAg ATGCCTACAATGATACCTCCTCTCATGTCGGGAATGATGATGACTACTCATGTTGCCCCAGGGCCGTTACCAGCTGCACTACAG GCCGGTGTAAACAGCATGGATCCCCAGCTag CTCAGGCAGCTGTTACGCAG cCACCGCACCCTGTTATTACAGCACAAGCCGTTACAACTAATAGTTTAGCAAATGAAGAACAAAGTAAAACT AAGTCTGTATGGACTGAACACAAATCCCCGGACGGAAgaacatattattataatacagaAACGAAACAGTCCACCTGGGAGAAGCCGGATGAAATGAAATCACCTGTCGAG CAATTGTTGTCCAAATGCCCTTGGAAGGAATTTAAATCCGACTCTGGGAAACCATACTACTATAACTCTCAGACGAAAGAGTCCCGATGGGCAAAGCCCAAAGAGTTGGAAGATCTTGAGG TTATGATAAAAGCTGAGGAAAACAG CGCCCCGCCGGAAGATACTGCAGCCCTCCTGTCGGCGCCTGGCACTGTTCCTGGGGAGGCTAACGGCACCCCAGTGCCCCTGGCTACCGAACTGGAGCCAATCGCTTCTGCTCCGGCAACTCCTGCCATAGACACTGAAAATACGCTTACGGATTCTACCGAAGAGCAAGCCCTGTCTATAACGTCCTCCATTCAAGAGAAGGAAGTAGAAGTCGGCAGCAGTGTTATGATTGATGAAACTTCGCAACAAGAGCCTATTGTAGA agcGGCTcctgtagaggagagagaggagaagatTCTAAAGAAAACCTACACTTGGAACACAAAAGAAGAAGCAAAACAAGCCTTTAAGGAGCTCCTTAAGGAAAAG CATGTTCCATCCACTGCTTCTTGGGAGCAAGCTATGAAAATGGTCATTAACGATCCCAGATATAG TGCATTGGCTAAATTGAGTGAGAAAAAGCAAGCTTTTAATGCCTATAAGGTccaaacagagaaagaagaaaaagaagaagctaGACTGAAATACAAGATTGCAAAGGAAGATTACCAAAGGTTCCTAGAAAATCACGATAGGATGACTTCTACAACTAAATACAa AAAAGCAGAACAGATGTTTGTTGAGCTAGAAGTATGGAATGCTATTTCTGAACGCGACCGTCTTGAAATCTACGAAGATGTTTTGTTCTAccttgcaaaaaaagaaaag GAACAAGCTAAACAGCTTAGGAAGAGAAATTGGGAAGccttaaaaaatattctggaCAACATGGCAAATGTAACATACAGCACCACATGGTCAGAGGCCCAGCAATACCTTATGGACAATCCAACTTTTGCAGAGGATGAGGAACTTCAAA acATGGATAAGGAAGATGCTCTAATATGCTTTGAAGAACACATTCGTGCtttggaaaaagaagaggaagaggagaagCAGAAAAGTTTGCTAAGAGAAAGGAGGCGGCAGAGGAAAAACAGGGAGTCTTTTCAG GTATTTCTGGATGAGTTGCACGAACACGGGCAGTTACATTCCATGTCTTCGTGGGTTGAGTTGTACCCCACCGTTAGTTCTGACATCAGATTTGCCAACATGCTTGGTCAGCCAG GGTCAACTGCACTAGACCTCTTCAAATTTTATGTTGAGGGTCTGAAGGCACGGTACCATGATGAAAAGAAGATAATAAAAGATATTCTAagg GACAAAGCCTTTGTTGTTGAACTCTCTACCTCGTTTGAAGACTTTGTTTCGGTGATCAGTTCAACCAAAAGGGCCACTACATTGGATGCTGGAAATATTAAACTTGCTTTCAATGGT CTTTTGGAGAAGGCTGAGGCACGGgaacgagagagagaaaaggaggaaGCGCGAAAAATGAAACGGAAAGAATCTGCCTTCAAAAGTATGTTGAAGCAGGCAGCTCCTCCGGTGGAGCAGGATTCTCTCTGGGAAGAG GTTCGGGAACGGTTTGTTAAAGAGCCAGCCTTTGAAGATATCACGTTAGAATCTGAACGCAAAAGGATATTTAAAGATTTTATGTATATGCTAGAG CATGAATGTCAGCATCACCATTCGAAAAACAAGAGGCACTCTAAGAAATCGAAGAAACATCATCGGAAGAGATCTCGATCTCGTTCG GGATCTGAAtcggaggaagaggaggaaaaccacacaaaaaagaaaaggcaacGGTCAGGCTCCCGATCAGCCTCTGAACATTCCACAAGTGGAGAGTCCG aaaaaagctacaaaaaatcgaaaaaacacaagaagaaaagcaaaaagagGAGACACAAGTCT AATTCACCAGAAACCGATGGTGACCGGGACCGAGACCgggaaaaagataaaaaggaaagggagagggagagagacaaaGAGAATGACAAGGATAGAGGTCGGCATAGGTCGCGCTCAAAGCAGAAATCTCCCAAAAGAAAAGGGGGCAAGGACTCt cAGGGTCAGTGGGACACATCTGGAAGTGAACTAAGTGAAGGAGAATTAGAAAAGAGAAGACGGACCCTATTAAAACAACTGGATGATGATCAATAA
- the PRPF40A gene encoding pre-mRNA-processing factor 40 homolog A isoform X2: protein MSSSDGTNGPSQPGLFPNGPRLMRAPYMNPVPHFPGMPLASLGPRAGVGPHGMIPPLMGPLGGHQMTQMPTMIPPLMSGMMMTTHVAPGPLPAALQAGVNSMDPQLAQAAVTQPPHPVITAQAVTTNSLANEEQSKTKSVWTEHKSPDGRTYYYNTETKQSTWEKPDEMKSPVEQLLSKCPWKEFKSDSGKPYYYNSQTKESRWAKPKELEDLEVMIKAEENSAPPEDTAALLSAPGTVPGEANGTPVPLATELEPIASAPATPAIDTENTLTDSTEEQALSITSSIQEKEVEVGSSVMIDETSQQEPIVEAAPVEEREEKILKKTYTWNTKEEAKQAFKELLKEKHVPSTASWEQAMKMVINDPRYSALAKLSEKKQAFNAYKVQTEKEEKEEARLKYKIAKEDYQRFLENHDRMTSTTKYKKAEQMFVELEVWNAISERDRLEIYEDVLFYLAKKEKEQAKQLRKRNWEALKNILDNMANVTYSTTWSEAQQYLMDNPTFAEDEELQNMDKEDALICFEEHIRALEKEEEEEKQKSLLRERRRQRKNRESFQVFLDELHEHGQLHSMSSWVELYPTVSSDIRFANMLGQPGSTALDLFKFYVEGLKARYHDEKKIIKDILRDKAFVVELSTSFEDFVSVISSTKRATTLDAGNIKLAFNGLLEKAEAREREREKEEARKMKRKESAFKSMLKQAAPPVEQDSLWEEVRERFVKEPAFEDITLESERKRIFKDFMYMLEHECQHHHSKNKRHSKKSKKHHRKRSRSRSGSESEEEEENHTKKKRQRSGSRSASEHSTSGESEKSYKKSKKHKKKSKKRRHKSNSPETDGDRDRDREKDKKERERERDKENDKDRGRHRSRSKQKSPKRKGGKDSGQWDTSGSELSEGELEKRRRTLLKQLDDDQ from the exons ATG TCATCTAGTGATGGTACAAATGGACCAAGTCAACCTGGACTTTTCCCTAATGGGCCTCGGTTGATGAGAGCACCTTAT ATGAATCCAGTCCCACATTTTCCAGGCATGCCCCTGGCCTCTTTGGGTCCGAGAGCAGGTGTAGGACCGCATGGAATGATACCTCCCTTGATGGGACCACTTGGTGGGCATCAGATGACTCAg ATGCCTACAATGATACCTCCTCTCATGTCGGGAATGATGATGACTACTCATGTTGCCCCAGGGCCGTTACCAGCTGCACTACAG GCCGGTGTAAACAGCATGGATCCCCAGCTag CTCAGGCAGCTGTTACGCAG cCACCGCACCCTGTTATTACAGCACAAGCCGTTACAACTAATAGTTTAGCAAATGAAGAACAAAGTAAAACT AAGTCTGTATGGACTGAACACAAATCCCCGGACGGAAgaacatattattataatacagaAACGAAACAGTCCACCTGGGAGAAGCCGGATGAAATGAAATCACCTGTCGAG CAATTGTTGTCCAAATGCCCTTGGAAGGAATTTAAATCCGACTCTGGGAAACCATACTACTATAACTCTCAGACGAAAGAGTCCCGATGGGCAAAGCCCAAAGAGTTGGAAGATCTTGAGG TTATGATAAAAGCTGAGGAAAACAG CGCCCCGCCGGAAGATACTGCAGCCCTCCTGTCGGCGCCTGGCACTGTTCCTGGGGAGGCTAACGGCACCCCAGTGCCCCTGGCTACCGAACTGGAGCCAATCGCTTCTGCTCCGGCAACTCCTGCCATAGACACTGAAAATACGCTTACGGATTCTACCGAAGAGCAAGCCCTGTCTATAACGTCCTCCATTCAAGAGAAGGAAGTAGAAGTCGGCAGCAGTGTTATGATTGATGAAACTTCGCAACAAGAGCCTATTGTAGA agcGGCTcctgtagaggagagagaggagaagatTCTAAAGAAAACCTACACTTGGAACACAAAAGAAGAAGCAAAACAAGCCTTTAAGGAGCTCCTTAAGGAAAAG CATGTTCCATCCACTGCTTCTTGGGAGCAAGCTATGAAAATGGTCATTAACGATCCCAGATATAG TGCATTGGCTAAATTGAGTGAGAAAAAGCAAGCTTTTAATGCCTATAAGGTccaaacagagaaagaagaaaaagaagaagctaGACTGAAATACAAGATTGCAAAGGAAGATTACCAAAGGTTCCTAGAAAATCACGATAGGATGACTTCTACAACTAAATACAa AAAAGCAGAACAGATGTTTGTTGAGCTAGAAGTATGGAATGCTATTTCTGAACGCGACCGTCTTGAAATCTACGAAGATGTTTTGTTCTAccttgcaaaaaaagaaaag GAACAAGCTAAACAGCTTAGGAAGAGAAATTGGGAAGccttaaaaaatattctggaCAACATGGCAAATGTAACATACAGCACCACATGGTCAGAGGCCCAGCAATACCTTATGGACAATCCAACTTTTGCAGAGGATGAGGAACTTCAAA acATGGATAAGGAAGATGCTCTAATATGCTTTGAAGAACACATTCGTGCtttggaaaaagaagaggaagaggagaagCAGAAAAGTTTGCTAAGAGAAAGGAGGCGGCAGAGGAAAAACAGGGAGTCTTTTCAG GTATTTCTGGATGAGTTGCACGAACACGGGCAGTTACATTCCATGTCTTCGTGGGTTGAGTTGTACCCCACCGTTAGTTCTGACATCAGATTTGCCAACATGCTTGGTCAGCCAG GGTCAACTGCACTAGACCTCTTCAAATTTTATGTTGAGGGTCTGAAGGCACGGTACCATGATGAAAAGAAGATAATAAAAGATATTCTAagg GACAAAGCCTTTGTTGTTGAACTCTCTACCTCGTTTGAAGACTTTGTTTCGGTGATCAGTTCAACCAAAAGGGCCACTACATTGGATGCTGGAAATATTAAACTTGCTTTCAATGGT CTTTTGGAGAAGGCTGAGGCACGGgaacgagagagagaaaaggaggaaGCGCGAAAAATGAAACGGAAAGAATCTGCCTTCAAAAGTATGTTGAAGCAGGCAGCTCCTCCGGTGGAGCAGGATTCTCTCTGGGAAGAG GTTCGGGAACGGTTTGTTAAAGAGCCAGCCTTTGAAGATATCACGTTAGAATCTGAACGCAAAAGGATATTTAAAGATTTTATGTATATGCTAGAG CATGAATGTCAGCATCACCATTCGAAAAACAAGAGGCACTCTAAGAAATCGAAGAAACATCATCGGAAGAGATCTCGATCTCGTTCG GGATCTGAAtcggaggaagaggaggaaaaccacacaaaaaagaaaaggcaacGGTCAGGCTCCCGATCAGCCTCTGAACATTCCACAAGTGGAGAGTCCG aaaaaagctacaaaaaatcgaaaaaacacaagaagaaaagcaaaaagagGAGACACAAGTCT AATTCACCAGAAACCGATGGTGACCGGGACCGAGACCgggaaaaagataaaaaggaaagggagagggagagagacaaaGAGAATGACAAGGATAGAGGTCGGCATAGGTCGCGCTCAAAGCAGAAATCTCCCAAAAGAAAAGGGGGCAAGGACTCt GGTCAGTGGGACACATCTGGAAGTGAACTAAGTGAAGGAGAATTAGAAAAGAGAAGACGGACCCTATTAAAACAACTGGATGATGATCAATAA